A single genomic interval of Helianthus annuus cultivar XRQ/B chromosome 6, HanXRQr2.0-SUNRISE, whole genome shotgun sequence harbors:
- the LOC110945081 gene encoding BTB/POZ and MATH domain-containing protein 4, with amino-acid sequence MEPKVFKAMLHFIYRDALMKDELATSSSFSESDSLIAKLLAAADKYNLVRLRRMCESHLCKDITVNSVGRSLALADRYHATELKVVCLRYAAENLAGERRETETKEVEEEVGCDGTHKILLFYNSFK; translated from the exons ATGGAACCAAAAGTTTTCAAG GCTATGCTACATTTCATATACAGAGACGCGCTTATGAAAGATGAGTTAGCGACATCTAGTTCTTTCTCCGAATCCGATTCGTTAATAGCCAAGTTGTTGGCTGCTGCCGATAAGTATAATTTGGTCAGACTTCGCCGGATGTGTGAGTCTCACCTCTGTAAAGATATAACCGTAAACTCTGTTGGTAGATCTCTCGCACTGGCCGATCGTTATCATGCCACTGAATTGAAAGTTGTTTGCTTAAGATACGCAGCTGAAAATCTTGCAG GGGAGAGACGAGAGACCGAGACAAAGGAGGTAGAAGAAGAAGTGGGGTGTGATGGAACCCACAAAATATTATTGTTTTATAATagctttaaataa